AAAGGTTGCCGGGGCTCTCAGACCGTTTCCGGCGGCGGCGTCGCGGCCCCCGGCAGACGTACGGTCGCGATCGTGCCGCCGCCGTCCGCGTGCCCCAGGGTCACCTGACCGCCGGCCTGCTCCACGGTACGGGCGACGATGGACAGGCCGAGGCCGGAGCCGGGGAGGGCGCGGGCGCTGGGGGAGCGCCAGAAGCGGTCGAAGACGTGCGGGAGTTCCTCGGCGGGGATGCCGGGGCCGTGGTCGCGGACCGTCAGCTCGCCCTGGCTCAGCCGTACGTCGATCGTGCCGCCCTCGGGGCTGAACTTCACGGCGTTGTCGAGGATGTTGACGACGGCGCGTTCCAGCGCGGCGGGCTCGGCACGGGCGAACCAGGGTTCCAGATGGGCGTTGATCGTCAACTCCGGCCCACGGAGCCGGGCGCGGCGGAGCGCCGACTCGACGGTGTCCTCCAGCGACACGACCTGCACGCGCTCGCCGCGCTGGCCTTCCGAGCGGGACAGCTCCTGCAAGTCACCGATGAGAACGGCCAGTTCGGTCATCTGTGCCTTCACGGAGGCGAGCAGCGCCTTGCGGTCGGCCTCAGGGATGGGCCGTCCCGTCTCCTCACTTCGGGTGAGCAGCTCGATGTTGGTCCGCAACGAGGTCAGGGGAGTACGGAGTTCATGACCGGCGTCCGCGATGAGCTGCTGTTGCAGCTCGCGGGAGTTGGCGAGGGAGGTGTTCATCGAGTTGAAGGAGCGGGAGAGACGGGCCACTTCGTCATCGGCGTCGTCCTCGACCGGGATGCGCACGCTCAAGTCCTCGGTACGGGCCACATGTTCGACGGCCTCGGTGAGCTTGTCGACGGGGCGCAGTCCTGCGCGG
This DNA window, taken from Streptomyces sp. NBC_00663, encodes the following:
- a CDS encoding sensor histidine kinase, encoding MRKPLRRFQTLPIRARLSLLVAAAVAFAVAAVSVTCWFIVQGKLYDQVDSDLQKLMQGPRQIQQIGDAEAALNSCTTTPTNSTGFNFRNNYSQVVTDSGKVCVFDGSTGTIKVTQADKDVIKEADSNRLHFRNGTDENGNAVRVVTRYLGPTTTGTGQAGPAVGVVAAVPLKSTESTLNELALILLLVSGIGVLGAGAAGLAVARAGLRPVDKLTEAVEHVARTEDLSVRIPVEDDADDEVARLSRSFNSMNTSLANSRELQQQLIADAGHELRTPLTSLRTNIELLTRSEETGRPIPEADRKALLASVKAQMTELAVLIGDLQELSRSEGQRGERVQVVSLEDTVESALRRARLRGPELTINAHLEPWFARAEPAALERAVVNILDNAVKFSPEGGTIDVRLSQGELTVRDHGPGIPAEELPHVFDRFWRSPSARALPGSGLGLSIVARTVEQAGGQVTLGHADGGGTIATVRLPGAATPPPETV